A DNA window from Myxocyprinus asiaticus isolate MX2 ecotype Aquarium Trade chromosome 45, UBuf_Myxa_2, whole genome shotgun sequence contains the following coding sequences:
- the LOC127434906 gene encoding KICSTOR subunit 2-like: MTDTQRDEELRPVPKERAVLESFFTQLGMFWFDRAKDYVEKEKDASKSAGAIWASLLAALAHLAAAEKAYHNMTFLGQKLGGQSFFSRKDSIRTIYTSLHNELKKVVSMGRHTSGGSTLNLEDLLSHLSEQLCHFTQARMEIADFYEKMHSLGSQKTVNSEELVSTLETILQKNSSRFHHPILSSLESSFQVEVDILAELLRCQAQISEWHFLPSLLNLHGAHSKLLAWGQVFERQRETRKNLFGGQSQKAVQPPHLYLWLQRLQAALLAKFSFYFHEALSRQTSQSDMKTLTARTLPDYFGKISGFIRKHDASNVSLIFDNRGSDNFQGHGYHHPHSYREAPKGVDQFPAVVSLPGGERPVTHWPNVIMIMSDRSTELNALDKVVHFYDDKVQSTYFLTRPEPHFTIVVIFDGRKSERDSHIVAFLQELTESLMNSKPFTTLKPGSKG, from the exons ATGACTGACACGCAGCGAGATGAGGAGCTGCGACCGGTTCCGAAAGAGCGAGCCGTCCTCGAGAGTTTCTTCACCCAGCTCGGCATGTTCTGGTTCGACAGGGCAAAGGATTATGTGGAGAAGGAGAAGGACGCCAGTAAGAGCGCAGGGGCCATCTGGGCGTCATTGCTGGCAGCTCTCGCCCACCTGGCAGCTGCAGAGAAAGCCTACCACAACATGACTTTCCTCGGGCAGAAACTGG GTGGCCAGTCATTCTTCAGCCGGAAGGATTCCATCAGGACCATCTATACATCTCTGCACAATGAACTGAAGAAGGTGGTCTCCATGGGCCGTCACACATCTGGGGGATCCACACTCAATCTGGAAGATCTGCTGTCGCATTTGTCCGAGCAGCTCTGTCACTTCACGCAGGCCAGAATGGAGATCGCTGATTTCTACGAGAAGATGCATTCCCTGGGTAGCCAGAAGACAGTCAACTCTGAGGAGCTTGTGAGCACCCTGGAGACCATTTTGCAGAAGAACAGTTCCAG ATTTCACCATCCAATCCTGAGCAGTCTTGAAAGCAGCTTTCAGGTGGAAGTAGACATTTTGGCGGAACTGTTGCGATGCCAGGCGCAGATCTCAGAGTGGCACTTCCTTCCATCTCTGCTAAACCTGCATGGGGCACATTCAAAACTGCTGGCGTGGGGTCAGGTTTTCGAACGCCAACGTGAGACCAGAAAAAACCTGTTTGGAGGCCAATCGCAGAAGGCTGTGCAGCCACCACACCTGTATTTGTGGCTACAGCGTCTCCAAGCGGCTCTCCTCGCCAAGTTCAGCTTCTACTTCCACGAGGCCCTCAGCCGACAGACGTCTCAGTCCGATATGAAGACCCTGACGGCTCGCACCTTGCCCGATTACTTCGGCAAGATCTCTGGTTTCATTCGCAAGCACGACGCTTCTAATGTCTCGTTGATCTTCGACAACCGTGGCTCGGACAACTTTCAGGGACACGGCTACCATCATCCGCATTCGTACCGTGAAGCCCCTAAAGGTGTGGACCAGTTTCCTGCTGTGGTGTCACTTCCGGGTGGGGAGAGACCGGTCACACATTGGCCTAATGTTATCATGATTATGAGCGACCGATCCACTGAGCTGAACGCTCTGGATAAGGTGGTCCATTTCTACGACGATAAAGTCCAAAGTACATACTTCTTAACAAGGCCTGAACCCCACTTCACTATAGTGGTGATCTTTGACGGTAGGAAATCTGAGAGGGACTCGCACATTGTGGCATTCCTACAGGAGCTAACGGAGTCGTTGATGAACTCGAAACCCTTTACTACGCTCAAACCAGGCTCCAAGGGCTGA